A region from the Pseudomonas promysalinigenes genome encodes:
- a CDS encoding cupredoxin domain-containing protein, producing MKQLFIAAALASVSLPSLAGETTTFAFGEPAPAASATRTVEVVLKDIAFEPKSLDVKAGETVRFVLINEGRLPHEFNLGDKAMHAAHQKEMLAMQGQLFNGGVQQGRDHSQMAHGAGTAMDHGAHGHAGGNTVLVAPGQRAELTWTFRKAAPIEFACNVPGHYQAGMVGVLNIE from the coding sequence ATGAAACAGCTGTTCATCGCCGCTGCCCTGGCTTCGGTCAGCCTGCCGAGCCTTGCGGGGGAGACCACTACGTTCGCCTTCGGCGAGCCGGCACCAGCTGCCAGTGCAACGCGCACCGTCGAAGTGGTGCTCAAGGACATCGCCTTCGAGCCAAAAAGCCTGGATGTGAAGGCGGGCGAAACCGTGCGTTTTGTACTGATCAACGAAGGCAGGCTGCCCCACGAGTTCAATCTGGGAGATAAGGCAATGCACGCCGCGCACCAGAAAGAAATGCTCGCGATGCAGGGCCAGCTGTTCAATGGCGGCGTGCAGCAGGGTAGGGACCATTCGCAGATGGCGCACGGCGCTGGCACGGCTATGGACCACGGCGCCCATGGTCACGCAGGCGGCAACACCGTGCTGGTAGCGCCAGGGCAGCGTGCAGAACTGACTTGGACCTTCCGCAAGGCTGCACCCATCGAGTTCGCCTGCAACGTGCCGGGGCATTATCAGGCGGGGATGGTCGGTGTGCTGAACATCGAGTAA
- the queF gene encoding NADPH-dependent 7-cyano-7-deazaguanine reductase QueF (Catalyzes the NADPH-dependent reduction of 7-cyano-7-deazaguanine (preQ0) to 7-aminomethyl-7-deazaguanine (preQ1) in queuosine biosynthesis), which translates to MHPAAEHSPLGKSSEYIATYTPSLLFPIPRTAKWAELGVTAQTLPWHGVDYWNCFELSWLLPSGKPVVAIGEFAIPADSPNIIESKSFKLYLNSLNQTVFASLAELQACLVKDLSGAAGKPVAVQVRTLDEVQAQGVVALPGQCIDELDVTIDNYEHPQPQLLRCDPQLIVEQTVHSHLLKSNCPVTGQPDWGSVVVEYKGSALDHASLLTYLISFRQHADFHEQCVERIYLDLKNLLQPEHLTVYARYVRRGGLDINPYRSTRPISPANVRLVRQ; encoded by the coding sequence ATGCATCCCGCTGCCGAACATTCTCCGCTGGGTAAATCCAGCGAATACATCGCCACCTACACGCCTTCGTTGCTGTTCCCGATCCCGCGCACAGCCAAGTGGGCAGAGCTGGGTGTTACCGCCCAGACCCTGCCGTGGCACGGCGTGGACTATTGGAACTGCTTCGAGTTGTCCTGGCTGCTGCCTTCTGGCAAGCCTGTAGTGGCTATCGGTGAGTTTGCCATTCCTGCCGATTCGCCGAATATCATCGAGTCCAAATCGTTCAAGCTTTACCTCAACTCCTTGAACCAGACCGTGTTCGCTTCGCTGGCCGAGCTGCAGGCGTGCCTGGTAAAAGACCTGTCGGGCGCAGCTGGCAAGCCGGTGGCGGTGCAGGTGCGGACCTTGGATGAGGTGCAGGCTCAGGGTGTGGTTGCACTGCCTGGGCAGTGCATCGATGAGCTGGATGTGACTATCGACAATTACGAGCATCCACAACCACAGCTGCTGCGTTGTGACCCACAGCTCATCGTCGAGCAGACGGTGCACAGCCATCTGCTCAAATCAAACTGCCCGGTGACCGGCCAGCCGGATTGGGGGAGCGTGGTGGTGGAGTACAAGGGCAGCGCTTTGGACCATGCCAGCCTGCTGACCTACCTCATCAGCTTCCGCCAGCATGCCGATTTTCATGAACAATGCGTAGAGCGTATCTACCTTGACCTTAAAAACCTGCTGCAGCCCGAGCATCTGACCGTTTACGCGCGTTATGTGCGCAGGGGCGGGCTGGACATCAACCCCTACCGCAGCACACGCCCGATCAGCCCGGCGAATGTACGGTTGGTAAGGCAGTGA
- a CDS encoding DUF4404 family protein: MPARELQERLNSLREQLDRNIPLSEEELAALHEEARQIEAQLKLEEATPDNNVVDGVNLAIERFEAEHPDLTATLRSIANSLHSMGI, from the coding sequence ATGCCTGCCCGCGAATTGCAAGAGCGCCTGAACAGCCTGCGCGAGCAACTGGATCGCAACATACCGCTTTCTGAAGAAGAACTGGCTGCCCTGCACGAAGAAGCCAGGCAGATAGAAGCGCAGCTGAAACTCGAAGAGGCTACACCGGACAACAACGTGGTCGATGGGGTGAACCTGGCCATCGAACGCTTCGAGGCCGAGCACCCTGACCTGACCGCCACGCTGCGCAGCATCGCCAACTCGTTGCACAGCATGGGCATCTGA
- a CDS encoding MlaA family lipoprotein produces MRRIGAGVIERVTQACVCASLLLAPVAATHAATEEDPWEAVNRPIFRFNDTIDTYGLKPLAKGYQWVTPQFLQDGIHNMFNNVGDVSNLANDVLQFKPHAAGVDTARLIVNTVFGIGGFFDVGTKMGLQRNDEDFGQTLGRWGVPSGPYVVIPLLGPSTVRDGLAKYPDSYTEPYRYINDVPVRNSVFALNVVDTRASLLSAEKLMQGDKYIFIRNAYLQNREFKVKDGEVEDDF; encoded by the coding sequence ATGCGTAGGATCGGTGCCGGTGTGATCGAGCGTGTCACCCAGGCCTGTGTCTGCGCCAGCTTGCTGCTGGCGCCCGTTGCAGCCACTCACGCTGCTACCGAGGAAGACCCTTGGGAAGCGGTGAACCGCCCCATCTTCCGTTTCAACGATACCATCGACACCTATGGCCTCAAGCCATTGGCCAAGGGTTATCAGTGGGTCACCCCGCAGTTTCTGCAGGATGGCATCCACAATATGTTCAACAACGTAGGCGACGTCAGCAACCTGGCCAACGATGTGCTGCAGTTCAAGCCCCATGCAGCGGGCGTGGACACGGCGCGGTTGATCGTCAATACCGTATTTGGCATTGGCGGCTTCTTCGATGTGGGCACCAAGATGGGCCTGCAGCGCAACGACGAAGACTTCGGCCAGACCCTGGGGCGCTGGGGTGTGCCCAGCGGCCCGTACGTGGTGATCCCGTTACTGGGGCCGAGCACCGTGCGTGACGGGCTGGCCAAGTACCCAGACAGCTATACCGAGCCCTACCGTTACATCAACGATGTGCCGGTGCGCAATTCGGTCTTCGCCCTCAATGTGGTCGACACCCGTGCCAGCCTGCTGTCGGCCGAGAAGCTGATGCAGGGTGACAAGTACATCTTCATTCGCAATGCCTACCTGCAGAACCGCGAGTTCAAGGTCAAGGACGGTGAAGTCGAAGATGACTTCTGA
- a CDS encoding PilZ domain-containing protein, giving the protein MPQTPSSHSEKRDFIRMRIDTEVSLLHEGQVIAALCLDLSSSGMQVQAAQHFRVGDQLEVRIDSEHAALKGLHASTEVVWIADQADGQQKLGLRILAMH; this is encoded by the coding sequence ATGCCCCAGACGCCCTCCAGCCATAGCGAGAAACGCGATTTCATCCGCATGCGGATCGATACCGAGGTGAGCCTTCTGCACGAAGGACAGGTCATTGCCGCACTGTGCCTGGACCTTTCCAGCAGCGGCATGCAGGTGCAGGCGGCGCAGCACTTCAGGGTTGGCGACCAACTGGAGGTGCGTATCGACTCCGAGCACGCGGCACTCAAGGGCCTGCACGCCAGCACCGAAGTGGTCTGGATCGCCGATCAGGCCGATGGTCAACAAAAACTGGGCCTGCGCATCCTGGCGATGCATTGA
- the rssB gene encoding two-component system response regulator RssB codes for MQKISATLLIIDDDDVVRASLAAYLEDSGFSVLQAGNGQQGLQVFEEHQPDLVICDLRMPQMGGLELIRQISERAPQLPVIVVSGAGVMSDAVEALRLGAADYLIKPLEDLAVLEHSVRRALDRSRLVLENQRYRDKLEAANRELEASLHLLQEDQTAGRQVQMNMLPESPWKLGEFTFEHQIIPSLYLSGDFVDYFRVDERRIVFYLADVSGHGASSAFVTVLLKFMTTRLLFEFKRSSKLREFKPSEVLSHINRGLINSKLGKHVTMVGGVIDEETGLLTYAVGGHLPLPVLYTPGQARYLEGRGLPVGLFDEASYQDQVIELPSQFSLSLTSDGILDLLPGHTLKDKEAALPEIVKAAGGSLDGLRQRFGLATLGEMPDDIALLVLSRNLQ; via the coding sequence ATGCAGAAAATCAGTGCAACGCTGCTGATCATCGATGATGACGACGTGGTCCGTGCAAGCCTCGCCGCCTATCTGGAAGACAGCGGCTTCAGCGTCCTCCAGGCCGGGAATGGCCAGCAGGGGCTCCAGGTCTTCGAAGAACACCAGCCCGACCTCGTGATCTGCGATCTGCGCATGCCGCAGATGGGCGGGCTCGAACTGATCCGCCAGATCAGCGAGCGCGCCCCGCAATTGCCGGTGATCGTGGTGTCCGGTGCCGGCGTGATGAGTGACGCGGTCGAGGCCTTGCGCCTTGGCGCTGCCGATTACCTGATCAAACCGCTTGAAGACCTGGCAGTGCTCGAGCACTCGGTACGCCGTGCACTTGACCGTTCGCGGTTGGTGCTGGAGAACCAGCGTTACCGTGACAAGCTCGAGGCGGCCAATCGCGAACTGGAGGCCAGCCTGCACCTGCTGCAGGAAGACCAGACCGCTGGTCGCCAGGTGCAGATGAACATGCTCCCGGAGAGCCCCTGGAAGCTCGGTGAGTTCACCTTCGAGCACCAGATCATCCCATCGTTGTACCTGTCTGGTGACTTCGTCGACTATTTTCGGGTGGACGAGCGGCGGATCGTCTTCTATTTGGCCGATGTATCCGGGCACGGAGCATCGTCGGCGTTCGTGACGGTGCTGCTGAAGTTCATGACCACTCGGCTGTTGTTCGAATTCAAACGCAGCAGCAAGCTGCGTGAGTTCAAGCCGTCCGAGGTGCTCAGCCACATCAACCGTGGCCTGATCAACAGCAAGCTGGGCAAGCACGTAACCATGGTCGGTGGCGTGATCGATGAAGAAACCGGCCTACTGACCTACGCCGTGGGAGGCCACCTGCCGTTGCCGGTGTTGTATACCCCAGGCCAAGCGCGCTATCTGGAAGGCCGCGGGTTGCCGGTGGGGTTATTCGATGAAGCGAGCTACCAGGACCAGGTGATCGAACTGCCGTCGCAGTTCAGCCTGAGCCTTACGTCCGATGGCATCCTGGACCTTTTGCCAGGGCATACGCTCAAAGATAAAGAGGCGGCCTTGCCGGAGATCGTCAAGGCAGCGGGTGGTAGCCTGGATGGGCTGCGACAACGATTTGGATTGGCTACGCTTGGGGAGATGCCGGATGATATCGCCCTATTGGTGTTGAGCAGGAACCTTCAATGA
- the rssC gene encoding anti-sigma factor antagonist RssC: MSTGRIQFAEQSGTFVLKFVGEVRLTLCSALDATIEKIFTALNFSTIVIDLTETESIDSTTLGLLAKLSILSRQKVGLLPTVVTTNPDISRLLQSMGFDQVFNIVDRPMPRPECLTDLPSQDQNEDVVRSKVLEAHKILMGLNDSNREAFHDLVNALERT; the protein is encoded by the coding sequence ATGAGTACCGGTAGAATCCAGTTCGCCGAGCAGAGCGGTACCTTTGTACTGAAATTCGTCGGAGAAGTGCGCCTGACCCTGTGTTCGGCGCTGGATGCAACGATCGAGAAAATTTTCACTGCACTGAATTTCTCGACCATTGTCATCGACCTGACTGAAACCGAAAGTATCGACAGCACCACTTTGGGCCTGCTGGCCAAGTTGTCGATCCTGTCGCGGCAGAAGGTTGGCCTGTTGCCGACGGTGGTTACCACCAACCCGGATATTTCACGCCTGCTGCAGTCTATGGGCTTCGATCAAGTGTTCAATATCGTCGACCGCCCCATGCCCCGCCCTGAGTGCCTGACCGATCTGCCATCACAGGATCAGAACGAAGACGTGGTGCGTTCCAAAGTCCTTGAGGCGCACAAGATTCTGATGGGGCTCAACGACTCCAATCGCGAAGCTTTTCATGATTTGGTGAACGCCCTCGAGCGCACTTGA
- the tal gene encoding transaldolase — MTSKLEQLKQFTTVVADTGDLDAISRLKPVDATTNPSLLLKAAAIPGYAELLKQVKADAKGNVDLACDKFAVAVGSGILKVIPGRISTEVDARLSFDEPALLNKARQLIDLYQAAGVSKDRVLIKLASTWEGIRAAEKLEKEGIQTNLTLLFSFAQAQACADAGVFLISPFVGRIYDWYKKSTGEEYVGADDPGVQSVTRIYNYYKANGYNTVVMGASFRNIGQIEQLAGCDRLTISPELLDKLSSDEGELPQMLKPGNAGEPKQVLTESQFRWAMNEDAMATEKLAEGIRQFARDQEKLEKLMAE, encoded by the coding sequence ATGACCTCCAAGCTGGAACAACTCAAGCAGTTCACCACCGTGGTTGCCGATACCGGGGACCTGGATGCCATCAGCCGCCTCAAGCCGGTCGACGCCACCACCAACCCGTCGCTGTTGCTTAAAGCCGCTGCCATCCCAGGCTATGCCGAGCTGCTCAAGCAGGTGAAAGCCGATGCCAAGGGCAATGTCGACCTGGCCTGCGATAAATTCGCCGTGGCGGTGGGCTCTGGCATTCTCAAGGTCATCCCGGGCCGTATTTCCACCGAGGTGGACGCACGTCTATCGTTCGATGAGCCTGCCTTGCTGAACAAAGCGCGGCAACTGATCGACCTATACCAGGCTGCTGGCGTTTCGAAAGACCGCGTGCTGATCAAGCTGGCCTCCACCTGGGAAGGCATCCGCGCCGCCGAAAAGCTGGAAAAGGAAGGCATCCAGACCAATCTGACCCTGCTGTTCTCCTTCGCCCAGGCCCAGGCCTGCGCCGATGCCGGCGTGTTTCTGATTTCACCGTTCGTAGGTCGCATCTACGACTGGTACAAGAAAAGCACCGGCGAGGAGTACGTTGGTGCCGATGATCCTGGCGTGCAGTCGGTCACTCGCATCTACAACTACTACAAGGCCAATGGTTATAACACCGTGGTCATGGGCGCCAGCTTCCGCAATATCGGCCAGATCGAACAGCTGGCTGGCTGCGACCGCCTGACCATCAGCCCGGAGCTGCTGGACAAGCTCAGCAGCGATGAGGGTGAGCTGCCGCAAATGCTCAAGCCGGGCAATGCCGGCGAGCCCAAGCAGGTGCTGACGGAAAGCCAATTCCGCTGGGCGATGAACGAAGACGCCATGGCCACCGAGAAGCTGGCCGAAGGCATCCGGCAGTTTGCGCGGGATCAGGAAAAACTCGAGAAGTTGATGGCCGAATAA
- the dusA gene encoding tRNA dihydrouridine(20/20a) synthase DusA, whose product MPPEPSRRFSVAPMMDWTDRHCRFFLRLLSKHTLLYTEMVTTGALLHNDAERFLRHDASEHPLALQLGGSVPADLAACAKLAEQAGYDEVNLNVGCPSDRVQNNMIGACLMAHPALVADCVKAMRDAVTTPVTVKHRIGINGRDSYAELCDFVGQVREAGCRSFTVHARIAILEGLSPKENREIPPLRYDVAAQLKTDFPDLEIVLNGGIKTLAECQAHLETFDGVMLGREAYHNPYLLADVDQQLFGSQAAVVTRSEALEQLRPYIVAHMESGGAMHHITRHILGLGQGFPGARRFRQLLSADIHKAAQPLEVYDQAAQLMQGR is encoded by the coding sequence ATGCCGCCTGAACCGTCACGCCGCTTCAGCGTTGCACCCATGATGGACTGGACCGACCGCCACTGTCGTTTCTTTCTGCGCCTACTTTCCAAGCACACCCTGCTGTACACCGAAATGGTCACCACCGGCGCCCTGTTGCACAACGACGCCGAGCGCTTTCTGCGTCACGACGCTTCCGAACACCCCTTGGCGCTACAACTAGGTGGGAGCGTGCCGGCCGACCTGGCCGCCTGCGCCAAACTGGCGGAGCAAGCTGGCTATGACGAGGTTAACCTCAATGTCGGCTGCCCAAGCGACCGGGTACAGAACAACATGATCGGCGCCTGCCTGATGGCACACCCGGCGCTGGTGGCCGACTGCGTGAAGGCCATGCGGGACGCTGTTACCACGCCCGTGACAGTCAAACATCGTATCGGTATCAACGGCCGTGACAGCTACGCCGAGTTGTGCGACTTCGTTGGCCAGGTACGTGAGGCGGGTTGCAGAAGTTTTACCGTGCATGCGCGAATCGCGATTCTGGAGGGGCTGTCGCCGAAGGAAAACCGCGAGATTCCACCCCTGCGCTATGACGTGGCGGCGCAGTTGAAAACAGACTTCCCCGACCTTGAGATCGTGCTCAATGGCGGTATCAAAACCCTGGCAGAGTGCCAAGCGCACCTTGAGACCTTCGATGGCGTGATGCTGGGGCGTGAGGCGTACCACAACCCATACCTGTTGGCCGACGTCGACCAGCAACTGTTTGGTAGCCAGGCGGCGGTAGTGACGCGCAGTGAGGCCCTCGAGCAGCTGCGGCCTTACATCGTGGCGCACATGGAAAGCGGCGGCGCGATGCATCACATTACCCGGCATATTCTGGGGCTCGGCCAGGGGTTCCCAGGAGCCCGGCGGTTCCGGCAGTTGTTGTCGGCGGACATTCACAAGGCGGCGCAGCCGCTGGAGGTGTACGATCAAGCAGCGCAGTTGATGCAAGGGCGGTAA
- a CDS encoding chorismate mutase has protein sequence MDVLCTSLDEVRQEIDEIDRNLVSLLAKRGRLVTQAAAFKKTTDDVRAPARVEQVIRKVREMADETGASAEVVEHVYRAMISAFITEELATHGKLVGRASAS, from the coding sequence ATGGATGTACTTTGCACCTCTCTGGACGAAGTCCGTCAAGAGATCGATGAAATCGACCGCAACCTCGTTTCGCTTCTCGCCAAACGGGGTCGGCTTGTGACACAAGCGGCTGCTTTCAAGAAAACTACCGATGATGTGCGTGCGCCTGCTCGAGTCGAGCAAGTGATAAGGAAGGTTCGAGAAATGGCTGACGAAACTGGTGCCTCGGCTGAGGTCGTGGAGCATGTCTACCGTGCAATGATTTCGGCCTTCATCACTGAAGAACTCGCCACCCATGGGAAACTGGTTGGCAGAGCGTCAGCATCTTGA
- a CDS encoding TetR/AcrR family transcriptional regulator, whose amino-acid sequence MSRPTIDHRAQILATAEKLIYENGIHATGMDLLVKTSGVSRKGIYNHFATKDDVAAAALNARDVRWMSWFRTECDKAATPYDRILSMFTVLKGWFETEGFRGCAFINTAGEVGDPDSPIRQIAKLHKQKLLDYTLELTEQLNAAQPLVLARQLFILMEGAITTARVMGDYHAADNAKEVAQMLLKELVPKA is encoded by the coding sequence ATGAGCAGACCAACGATAGATCACAGAGCCCAGATCCTAGCCACCGCCGAGAAACTCATTTACGAAAATGGGATTCATGCCACGGGCATGGACCTCCTGGTGAAGACTTCAGGCGTATCCAGGAAGGGTATCTATAACCACTTCGCGACCAAAGATGATGTCGCAGCAGCGGCTCTTAACGCCCGCGACGTACGCTGGATGAGCTGGTTCCGGACTGAATGCGACAAAGCAGCAACGCCGTACGATCGCATCCTGAGCATGTTCACTGTCTTGAAGGGTTGGTTCGAGACGGAGGGTTTTCGCGGCTGTGCGTTCATTAATACGGCAGGTGAAGTAGGCGACCCCGATAGCCCCATTCGGCAGATCGCAAAGCTGCACAAGCAGAAGCTCTTGGACTATACCCTTGAACTTACTGAGCAATTGAACGCCGCTCAACCACTCGTGTTGGCCAGGCAGTTGTTTATCTTGATGGAAGGCGCAATCACCACGGCGCGCGTCATGGGTGATTATCACGCGGCTGATAATGCAAAGGAAGTTGCACAGATGTTGCTGAAAGAGCTTGTTCCTAAAGCTTGA
- a CDS encoding DUF1348 family protein — translation MSNAQTRPPLPPFTREKAIEKVRLAEDGWNSRDAEKVSLAYTLNTQWRNRAEFATNREEAKSFLTRKWKKELDYRLIKELWAFTDNRIAVRYAYEWHDDSGNWFRSYGNENWEFEADGLMHRRFACINDMPIKESERKFHWPLGRRPDDHPGLTELGL, via the coding sequence ATGTCCAATGCCCAAACTCGCCCGCCACTTCCTCCTTTCACTCGCGAAAAAGCGATTGAAAAAGTTCGACTTGCTGAAGATGGCTGGAACAGCCGCGACGCGGAAAAAGTCTCGCTCGCCTACACGCTGAATACCCAGTGGCGTAACCGCGCTGAGTTCGCTACCAACCGTGAAGAGGCCAAAAGTTTCCTCACCCGTAAGTGGAAAAAAGAGCTGGATTATCGCTTGATCAAAGAGCTCTGGGCTTTTACAGACAATCGGATTGCAGTCCGTTACGCGTACGAGTGGCATGATGATTCCGGTAACTGGTTCCGTTCTTACGGTAACGAGAACTGGGAATTTGAAGCGGACGGTCTGATGCATCGTCGCTTCGCCTGCATCAATGACATGCCGATCAAAGAAAGCGAGCGTAAATTCCACTGGCCACTGGGTCGCCGTCCGGATGATCACCCAGGCCTGACGGAGCTTGGCCTGTAA
- a CDS encoding phosphatase PAP2 family protein, producing MGELETLNRSLFMLINAGGDTPHWLIQCAIGIAAGLIYLLPLLLVGFWLWGNPAERRLMLKAALVTVIALLANQLIWAVWPHPRPFVIGLGHTWMMHAPDSSFPSDHMTVFACIGLTLLLDGLSGWGVIILLTGLSVAWARVFLGVHFPLDMLGAMLVSLLAYAGLSPVWRRVGLLTTDWVVRLYRGLLAKPIRAGWLRN from the coding sequence ATGGGCGAACTCGAAACTCTCAATCGCAGCCTTTTCATGCTGATAAACGCTGGCGGCGACACGCCGCACTGGCTGATTCAGTGTGCCATTGGCATAGCCGCTGGCCTGATCTACCTACTTCCGTTGTTGCTGGTGGGTTTCTGGTTATGGGGCAATCCAGCAGAACGCAGGCTGATGCTCAAAGCAGCGCTGGTGACCGTAATCGCATTGCTCGCCAACCAGCTGATCTGGGCAGTCTGGCCCCATCCCAGGCCGTTCGTGATTGGGCTGGGGCACACTTGGATGATGCATGCCCCGGACTCATCGTTCCCAAGCGACCATATGACCGTGTTCGCCTGCATCGGATTGACCCTGCTGCTCGATGGCCTATCAGGCTGGGGGGTGATCATCCTGTTGACTGGGCTGAGCGTAGCCTGGGCACGGGTGTTCCTGGGCGTGCACTTTCCGCTCGACATGCTGGGCGCGATGCTGGTTTCGCTTCTGGCCTATGCTGGGCTTTCGCCAGTTTGGCGACGGGTCGGCTTGCTCACTACTGACTGGGTAGTGCGGCTTTATCGCGGCTTGTTGGCCAAGCCGATACGTGCGGGCTGGCTGCGCAATTGA